The proteins below are encoded in one region of Streptomyces roseirectus:
- a CDS encoding MarR family winged helix-turn-helix transcriptional regulator: MAEGLAGCLPVLDRAVKAHLEGRLPFPRLPERQLALLQHVAGHDGVTVQSAADALGMIPNNVSALVTRLTTAGLLERRQDEADKRVAHLRVTTEARRRIAEVDGLVTRRISAALHTLTEGELGALGSALGALVALGEALRDRAL; this comes from the coding sequence GTGGCCGAGGGCCTTGCGGGATGTCTGCCTGTGCTGGACCGGGCCGTGAAGGCGCACCTTGAGGGGCGGCTGCCGTTCCCGAGGCTGCCCGAACGGCAGTTGGCGTTGCTTCAGCACGTCGCCGGGCATGACGGGGTGACGGTGCAGAGCGCGGCGGACGCGCTCGGGATGATCCCGAACAACGTCAGCGCGCTGGTGACGCGGCTGACCACGGCGGGGCTGCTGGAACGGCGGCAGGACGAGGCCGACAAACGGGTGGCGCACCTGCGGGTGACCACCGAGGCCCGCCGGCGGATCGCCGAGGTGGACGGACTCGTCACGCGGCGGATCTCGGCCGCGCTGCACACCCTCACCGAGGGCGAACTGGGCGCCCTCGGTTCGGCGCTCGGCGCCCTCGTCGCACTCGGCGAAGCGCTGCGCGACCGCGCGCTCTGA